One Mycolicibacterium sarraceniae genomic window carries:
- a CDS encoding PH domain-containing protein — protein sequence MTTTNCDWDVVLRPRLTPYVAYIAAFVVATAGIVIGFLLKIRYTGAIIQTADQVSMAVLGVILAAAILLLATPRVRVGRAGIGVRNLLTERVVPWRDVVDVSFPQGARWARVDLADYEYVPVLAIQSIDGERAVASMDALRDLLARYRPVGHSD from the coding sequence ATGACCACGACGAACTGCGACTGGGATGTGGTGCTGCGGCCCCGCCTGACGCCCTATGTCGCCTATATCGCTGCCTTCGTCGTCGCCACGGCCGGGATCGTGATCGGTTTCCTGCTGAAGATCCGTTACACCGGGGCCATCATCCAGACCGCCGACCAGGTGTCGATGGCTGTCCTCGGGGTGATCCTGGCTGCTGCGATCCTGCTGCTGGCAACTCCGCGGGTCCGTGTCGGGCGAGCCGGGATCGGGGTGCGCAACCTACTGACCGAGCGGGTCGTCCCGTGGCGGGATGTGGTCGACGTGTCGTTCCCGCAGGGCGCCCGGTGGGCCCGGGTGGATCTGGCTGACTACGAATACGTTCCGGTGCTCGCCATCCAATCGATCGATGGTGAGCGGGCGGTGGCGTCGATGGACGCCCTGCGCGACCTGCTCGCCCGGTACCGGCCCGTCGGACACTCCGACTAA
- the ribH gene encoding 6,7-dimethyl-8-ribityllumazine synthase, with translation MSAGAGVPDFPEMDASGVSLAIVASTWHSKICNALLDGARRVADDSGVPSPTVVRVLGAIEIPVVAQELARTHDAVVALGVVIQGQTPHFDYVCDAVTQGLTRVSLDASTPVANGVLTTNTEEQALDRAGLPGSAEDKGAQAAAAALSTALTLRHLRGA, from the coding sequence GTGAGCGCGGGCGCGGGCGTCCCGGATTTCCCGGAGATGGACGCCTCAGGGGTGTCGCTGGCCATCGTGGCCAGTACATGGCACTCGAAGATCTGCAACGCTCTGCTCGACGGTGCCCGCCGGGTGGCCGATGACTCCGGGGTGCCGAGTCCGACGGTCGTCCGGGTGCTCGGCGCCATCGAAATCCCGGTCGTCGCACAGGAACTCGCGCGGACGCATGATGCGGTCGTCGCGCTCGGTGTCGTGATACAGGGCCAGACACCACATTTCGACTATGTCTGCGACGCTGTCACTCAGGGTCTGACCCGGGTCTCACTGGACGCATCGACCCCGGTGGCCAATGGAGTGCTCACCACCAACACCGAGGAGCAGGCGCTCGATCGCGCCGGGCTGCCCGGTTCGGCCGAGGACAAGGGCGCGCAGGCCGCGGCTGCTGCACTGTCGACCGCGTTGACGCTGCGCCACCTGCGCGGGGCATGA
- a CDS encoding bifunctional 3,4-dihydroxy-2-butanone-4-phosphate synthase/GTP cyclohydrolase II, whose product MTRLDTVERAVADIAAGKAVVVIDDEDRENEGDLIFAAEKATPELVAFMVRYTSGYLCVPLSGEICDTLGLLPMYAVNQDKHGTAYTVTVDAKQGVGTGISAADRATTMRLLADPGSVADDFTKPGHVVPLRAKDGGVLRRPGHTEAAVDLARLAGLHPAGAICEIVSQKDDGSMAQTDELRVFADEHDLALISIADLIEWRRKHEKHIERIAEARIPTRHGEFRAVGYSSIYEEVEHVALVKGDISGPENDGHDVLVRVHSECLTGDVFGSRRCDCGPQLDAALAMVAREGRGIVLYMRGHEGRGIGLMHKLQAYQLQDAGADTVDANLELGLPADARDYGIGAQILVDLGVRSMRLLTNNPAKRVGLDGYGLHIIERVPLPVRANAENIRYLMTKRDRMGHDLSGLDDYDEAIPGDIGGAL is encoded by the coding sequence ATGACGAGGCTGGACACCGTCGAGAGGGCGGTCGCCGATATCGCGGCAGGGAAGGCCGTCGTCGTCATCGATGACGAAGACCGGGAGAACGAAGGAGACCTGATTTTCGCCGCCGAGAAGGCGACGCCGGAGCTGGTGGCGTTCATGGTCCGCTACACCTCGGGCTACCTGTGTGTGCCGCTGTCCGGTGAGATCTGTGACACGCTCGGCCTGCTGCCTATGTATGCGGTCAACCAGGACAAGCACGGCACCGCATACACCGTGACCGTCGATGCCAAACAGGGTGTGGGAACCGGTATTTCAGCGGCTGACCGGGCCACCACCATGCGTCTGCTGGCCGACCCGGGCAGCGTTGCCGACGACTTCACCAAGCCCGGCCACGTTGTTCCGCTACGCGCGAAGGACGGCGGTGTGCTGCGCCGGCCCGGGCACACCGAAGCCGCCGTCGACCTGGCCCGGCTGGCCGGCCTGCACCCCGCCGGTGCCATCTGTGAGATCGTCAGCCAGAAGGATGACGGTTCGATGGCCCAGACCGATGAGCTGCGCGTCTTCGCCGACGAGCATGATCTGGCCCTGATCTCCATCGCCGACCTGATCGAGTGGCGGCGCAAGCATGAGAAGCACATCGAGCGGATCGCCGAGGCGCGGATCCCCACCCGGCACGGCGAGTTTCGGGCGGTCGGCTACTCCAGCATCTACGAAGAGGTAGAGCACGTCGCCCTGGTCAAGGGCGATATCTCCGGGCCGGAGAACGACGGCCATGACGTTCTGGTGCGGGTGCACTCGGAATGCCTCACCGGTGACGTGTTCGGGTCGCGCCGCTGTGACTGCGGTCCGCAGCTGGATGCGGCGCTGGCGATGGTGGCCCGCGAGGGTCGCGGCATCGTGCTCTACATGCGGGGGCACGAGGGTCGTGGCATCGGCCTGATGCACAAGCTGCAGGCTTACCAACTGCAGGACGCCGGTGCCGACACCGTCGATGCCAACCTGGAGCTGGGGCTGCCCGCCGACGCCCGTGACTACGGGATCGGTGCGCAGATCCTGGTGGATCTCGGGGTGCGCTCGATGCGGTTGCTCACCAACAACCCCGCCAAGCGGGTGGGCCTGGACGGCTATGGACTGCACATCATCGAGCGGGTGCCGCTGCCGGTGCGGGCCAACGCCGAGAACATCCGCTACCTGATGACCAAGCGTGACCGGATGGGTCACGACCTGAGCGGGCTCGATGACTATGACGAGGCAATCCCGGGCGATATCGGGGGAGCTTTGTGA
- the mgtE gene encoding magnesium transporter produces the protein MKGPGLDVGVLGVLPVRADHLDSAAAVDKWLRSAGSVERIRQVGAMSRDKLARFASLLDASTGPELLGSVDPDLATRIVRAAEVTQSARWLEALETDEAAEVLRRLTNSAREKLLAQVNESQALVLRGALRWPATSVAAHMLPDVFTIPDSITAAEAEALLRTQSAQVRSRARAGALIYVTDDDLRLTGFLEFQDLVLAQPDQPVAELSSEDPVWVRPTVDAEQAAQSLVDYELAALPVVDEHRRLLGVLTADAAADILETEATRDAERQGGSEPLEVPYLRASPFRLWRKRIVWLLVLFVAEAYTGTVLRAFEDEMEAVVALAFFIPLLIGTGGNTGTQITTTLVRAMGTGQVRLRDLPAILTKEMSTGFLVALTMAAAAIIRSWTLGVGPQITITVSLTVAAIVLWSALVSSVLPLILKKCKVDPAVVSAPMIATIVDGTGLIIYFWIAHATLPQLAGL, from the coding sequence ATGAAGGGTCCGGGTCTTGATGTCGGCGTTCTCGGTGTGCTGCCCGTCCGAGCCGACCACTTGGACTCCGCCGCCGCGGTCGACAAATGGCTGCGGTCGGCGGGGTCGGTCGAGCGAATTCGTCAGGTCGGCGCGATGTCGCGGGATAAGCTCGCCCGCTTCGCGTCCCTGCTCGACGCCTCGACGGGTCCCGAGCTGCTCGGCTCGGTCGATCCCGACCTGGCCACCCGGATCGTGCGAGCGGCCGAAGTCACCCAGTCGGCGCGGTGGCTGGAAGCACTCGAAACCGACGAGGCCGCCGAAGTCCTTCGGCGGCTGACCAATTCGGCCCGAGAAAAGCTGCTCGCGCAGGTCAACGAGTCTCAGGCGCTGGTTCTTCGCGGGGCCTTGCGCTGGCCTGCGACCTCGGTTGCCGCCCACATGCTGCCCGACGTGTTCACCATTCCGGATTCGATCACAGCCGCCGAGGCGGAGGCCCTGCTGCGCACCCAGAGTGCGCAGGTGCGCAGCAGGGCGCGGGCCGGCGCTCTGATCTACGTGACCGATGACGACCTCCGGCTGACCGGGTTTCTGGAGTTCCAGGATCTGGTGCTGGCCCAGCCCGATCAGCCGGTGGCGGAGCTGAGCAGTGAAGATCCCGTCTGGGTTCGTCCCACGGTCGACGCGGAGCAGGCCGCCCAGTCGCTGGTCGACTACGAGCTGGCCGCGCTGCCGGTGGTCGACGAGCATCGCAGGCTGCTCGGTGTCCTTACCGCCGACGCCGCGGCCGACATCCTCGAGACGGAGGCGACGCGGGACGCCGAACGCCAGGGTGGTTCGGAACCTCTCGAGGTCCCCTACCTCCGCGCCTCACCGTTTCGGTTGTGGCGCAAGCGAATTGTCTGGCTGCTCGTGTTGTTCGTCGCCGAGGCGTACACCGGCACGGTATTGCGGGCGTTCGAGGACGAGATGGAGGCCGTCGTCGCGCTGGCGTTCTTCATCCCGCTGCTGATCGGCACCGGCGGAAACACCGGCACCCAGATCACCACCACCCTCGTGCGAGCCATGGGCACCGGGCAGGTTCGGCTGCGTGATCTGCCGGCGATCCTGACCAAGGAGATGTCGACCGGCTTCCTCGTCGCCCTCACCATGGCCGCCGCCGCGATCATCCGCTCGTGGACGCTGGGGGTCGGACCGCAGATCACCATCACGGTGTCCCTGACGGTCGCCGCGATCGTGCTGTGGTCGGCCCTGGTCTCCTCGGTGCTGCCGCTGATCCTCAAGAAGTGCAAGGTGGACCCCGCGGTCGTGTCGGCACCGATGATCGCCACCATCGTCGACGGCACCGGGCTGATCATCTACTTCTGGATCGCCCACGCCACGCTGCCGCAGTTGGCCGGGCTCTAG
- a CDS encoding Ig-like domain-containing protein — MTNYQADRSFDAADAQLDSLVANAGVGSPARWVPDLIGILHLFVTSAIPTYTFSDTLKAWGDFLNRVVPPFTITSAAGTFGIITPYKIMGAAVAGAATVLTDMLNNVYNPAQWEIDVISATTGATVTSGDLSDLTSLVTKIAASVVLGKGAYSNPTDAFNLTLPTWTAAQVNPFTVVTYVALVGLYKRFQQMAALETFTTSTGYGSWLYTLGSGSSESEYAAGAFTAVDQDGNAVSFQPADGNTYTSAGGALVTINTYGGGYTYTNTLPGAAFFHKATLENPADRYDTVNIPVTTADGAPYTVTFKIQIINGTNTPPTASPSNSGADALGVVRGTVGGSDADGDALTYSLVSSSVNGLSGNSAYTKNGTNNGGIVTLNSTTGAFTYVSSSTAGTSQSFQVQVDDGHGGNTTATVTVPNTTSITPSNVNTSTQNVESGSVPIPTGDGGMFTYSLGTAPTKGTVTSFNAATGAFTYSRNSTLGHTTSPADMVTVIATDANGRTVTLSLPVSPTVPNTPPAISQTTINAGSTNSAQWGLNTSTWTQTTTGKITATDADGDKLTYSLVNPSTHAAVTTTTNGGTVTFNADGTYTYTITNNQAYFHGAAKIGATGTAVDDSFTVAVDDGFGGTAYATVNVPIYAVNTAPSMSTNSPVCGFGICTATATLSDADGDSLSGALNTSNNGTGSPWYTLSRGSVTINAGSQHTFSWTGNSNGAGTQQTGIQTYTVYDGYYRVVNGVIDNTYPTRAWVQWNGTTRTFGN; from the coding sequence GTGACTAACTACCAAGCTGATCGGAGTTTCGACGCCGCCGACGCTCAGCTCGATTCCTTGGTTGCGAACGCGGGCGTGGGCAGTCCGGCCAGGTGGGTTCCCGATCTGATCGGCATATTGCACCTTTTTGTCACCTCGGCGATCCCCACCTATACGTTCAGTGACACCCTCAAGGCGTGGGGTGACTTCCTGAACCGGGTAGTGCCGCCCTTCACCATCACCTCCGCGGCGGGCACCTTCGGCATCATCACGCCGTACAAGATCATGGGTGCTGCGGTCGCTGGGGCGGCAACGGTTCTGACGGACATGCTGAACAATGTCTACAACCCGGCCCAGTGGGAGATCGATGTCATCTCTGCGACCACTGGGGCTACCGTCACCAGTGGTGACCTCAGTGACCTCACCAGTCTCGTCACCAAGATCGCGGCATCTGTAGTCCTCGGTAAGGGTGCGTACAGCAATCCGACAGATGCGTTCAACCTAACTCTGCCGACTTGGACCGCGGCCCAAGTGAATCCGTTCACGGTCGTGACCTACGTCGCGCTGGTCGGCCTGTACAAGCGGTTCCAGCAGATGGCTGCCCTGGAGACCTTCACGACCAGCACTGGGTACGGGAGTTGGCTCTACACCCTGGGGAGCGGCAGCTCGGAATCCGAGTACGCGGCGGGAGCGTTCACCGCCGTCGATCAGGACGGCAACGCGGTGAGCTTTCAGCCCGCGGACGGGAATACCTACACCTCGGCAGGCGGGGCGTTGGTGACCATCAACACCTACGGCGGTGGATACACCTACACCAACACGCTTCCCGGCGCAGCGTTCTTCCACAAAGCAACCTTGGAAAACCCGGCCGATAGGTACGACACCGTGAACATTCCGGTGACGACCGCGGACGGCGCGCCTTACACAGTCACCTTCAAGATCCAGATCATCAATGGGACGAACACCCCTCCGACGGCATCCCCGTCGAATAGCGGCGCCGACGCGCTGGGCGTGGTGCGCGGCACCGTCGGCGGCAGCGATGCCGACGGTGACGCGTTGACCTACTCGTTGGTCAGCTCGTCGGTCAACGGTTTGAGCGGTAACTCCGCCTACACCAAAAACGGCACCAACAACGGGGGCATCGTCACCCTCAACTCGACGACGGGCGCGTTCACGTATGTCTCGAGCTCGACGGCTGGCACCTCGCAGAGCTTCCAGGTGCAGGTCGACGACGGCCATGGCGGCAACACCACCGCGACGGTCACCGTGCCCAACACCACCTCGATCACCCCGTCCAATGTCAACACCTCGACGCAGAATGTCGAAAGCGGTTCGGTGCCAATCCCGACTGGGGACGGCGGCATGTTCACCTACAGCCTGGGCACCGCCCCGACGAAGGGCACTGTGACGTCGTTCAACGCGGCCACCGGTGCCTTCACCTACAGCCGCAACTCGACTCTGGGCCACACCACGTCGCCCGCCGACATGGTCACCGTGATCGCCACCGACGCCAACGGCCGCACGGTCACCCTGAGTCTGCCCGTCAGCCCGACGGTGCCCAACACCCCGCCCGCGATCTCCCAGACAACGATAAACGCGGGTAGCACCAACTCGGCGCAGTGGGGTTTGAACACGAGCACCTGGACGCAGACGACCACCGGCAAGATCACCGCGACCGACGCCGACGGGGACAAGCTCACCTACTCGCTGGTCAATCCGAGTACCCACGCCGCCGTCACGACCACCACCAACGGTGGCACGGTGACATTCAATGCAGACGGCACGTACACCTACACGATCACCAACAACCAGGCGTACTTCCACGGTGCGGCGAAGATTGGCGCGACCGGTACGGCGGTGGACGACTCATTCACCGTCGCGGTCGATGACGGGTTTGGCGGCACGGCCTATGCCACGGTCAACGTCCCCATCTACGCGGTGAACACCGCGCCCTCGATGAGCACCAACAGCCCGGTGTGTGGCTTCGGCATCTGCACGGCGACGGCGACGCTGAGCGACGCCGACGGCGACTCTCTCAGCGGTGCTCTGAACACGTCCAACAACGGCACGGGCAGCCCGTGGTACACCCTCTCTCGGGGGTCGGTGACCATCAACGCGGGGAGCCAGCACACCTTCAGTTGGACCGGCAACAGCAACGGCGCCGGTACCCAACAGACCGGTATCCAGACCTACACGGTCTATGACGGCTACTACCGGGTCGTCAACGGCGTAATCGATAACACCTACCCGACGCGGGCGTGGGTCCAGTGGAATGGCACCACCAGGACCTTCGGGAACTAG